From a region of the Tachypleus tridentatus isolate NWPU-2018 chromosome 1, ASM421037v1, whole genome shotgun sequence genome:
- the LOC143244613 gene encoding cytochrome P450 3A8-like, whose product MFGPVTIVLFIILFTIWILRRRKHFNSFVKLGIPGPKPNLLFGNMWEIYWKGPLSCLQSWIDQHGKVFIYFFGMRPVLVVMDLDLLKEIQIKDFMDFADRPGLFELDPPKTPGEPINDFLVFLRGTHWKRVRSVITPSFTTLKLKTMAQTMDESINDLLKNIEEYSRQENYLDVYKLFQAMTMDVIVKCALGIDAHIQKNPMEHELIHHAKVIFGTSIQSLLFLIHMSFPAFGWFTRNIRYLQYKFWNNGSNPFLDLVEVCRQVMKSRAADPAKRRNDLLQLMMDSQNISVNVTKVTGSQLTAGQETHKSNPDESTHVIDQFNVSKSGLSDNEVLYNAMLALVAGYETTSSALGYTIHLLVQHPKVQEKLRQEVDELVGKEGNLDYLSVHKLRYLDQVFSECLRVYPPVYLFVNREANRNVTYGSIQIPKGTAVQVPVYHLHHNPALWPDHETFDPERFSVDNHDHHPLAWQPFGHGPRNCIGMRFAQLEAKMAIFRIVQKYYLMPCEKTEKKLTVKLGMSIMNPANGVFVKFVPRNSPK is encoded by the exons ATGTTCGGACCAGTAACGATCGTCCTTTTCATAATACTGTTCACAATCTGGATACT aagaaggagaaaacatttcaacagttttGTCAAGCTAGGAATTCCAGGACCAAAACCTAATTTGTTGTTTGGTAACATGTGGGAAATATACTGGAAG GGACCCCTTTCTTGTCTTCAAAGTTGGATAGATCAACATGGAAAGGTTTTTAT CTACTTCTTTGGAATGAGACCAGTTTTAGTGGTGATGGATCTCGACCTCTTAAAAGAAATTCAGATTAAGGATTTCATGGATTTTGCAGATCGACCA GGTCTTTTTGAATTAGATCCACCAAAGACACCCGGAGAACCTATTAACGACTTCCTAGTTTTCCTGCGTGGAACTCACTGGAAGAGAGTTAGAAGTGTAATAACCCCTTCCTTTACTACCCTGAAACTTAAAACA ATGGCACAAACTATGGATGAatctataaatgatttattaaaaaatattgaggAATATTCTAGACAAGAAAATTACCTAGACGTATATAAGCTATTCCAGGCCATGACTATGGACGTTATAGTTAAATGTGCTTTAGGAATTGACGCACATATTCAGAAAAATCCAATGGAACACGAGTTAATCCATCATGCCAAAGTAATTTTCGGTACTTCAATACAGTCGTTGCTTTTCCTCATTCACA TGTCGTTTCCGGCTTTTGGTTGGTTCACGAGAAATATCAGATATCTTCAGTATAAATTTTGGAACAATGGTTCCAATCCATTTCTCGATCTTGTGGAGGTTTGTCGTCAAGTTATGAAATCACGAGCAGCTGATCCAGCG AAACGACGGAATGATCTTCTCCAGTTAATGATGGACTCTCAGAACATCAGTGTTAATGTTACGAAGGTTACAGGGAGTCAACTAACCGCTGGACAAGAAACACACAAATCAAACCCTGACGAAAGTACACATGTTATCGACCAGTTTAATG TTTCCAAGAGTGGACTATCTGACAATGAAGTGTTGTACAACGCTATGTTGGCTTTAGTAGCAGG ctATGAAACAACTAGTTCTGCTCTTGGTTACACCATACACCTACTGGTGCAGCACCCTAAAGTCCAAGAAAAATTAAGACAAGAGGTAGACGAGCTCGTTGGAAAA gaAGGAAACTTGGACTACTTGTCTGTCCATAAACTCCGTTATCTGGATCAGGTTTTCAGCGAATGTCTCCGGGTTTATCCACCAGTTTACTt gtTTGTTAATCGTGAGGCAAATAGAAATGTAACATATGGATCCATTCAAATTCCGAAAGGAACGGCTGTACAGGTTCCTGTTTACCACCTTCATCATAACCCAGCTCTGTGGCCAGACCATGAAACGTTTGATCCAGAAAG ATTTTCTGTTGATAATCACGACCACCATCCACTTGCTTGGCAACCATTTGGACATGGACCTAGAAACTGTATTGGGATGAGATTCGCTCAGCTAGAAGCCAAGATGGCCATATTTAGAATAGTTCAGAAGTACTATTTGATGCCTTGTGAGAAAACAGAAAAG AAACTGACCGTCAAACTCGGTATGAGTATTATGAATCCTGCAAATGgagtttttgtaaaatttgtccCAAGAAATTCACCGAAATGA